From the Callospermophilus lateralis isolate mCalLat2 chromosome 10, mCalLat2.hap1, whole genome shotgun sequence genome, the window ggcatgtggtgcaggtctgtaatcccagcagttttggaggctgaggctgaagatcacaagttcaaagccagcctcagcaacttagtgagaccctgtctctaaaatattaatattcctgaaaccactagggatgtggctcagtggttaagcacccctgaattcaaaagaaaaaaaaatagtttatctGCCcaccacacacaacacacaccagaGACTTCCAATATTTTTTCAGACTGTTTTCTTTGAATTTTACATGATGACTGGGTCACAAAGGGCTTGGCTTAATTCAGACGACCAAAATACTAGAATACCCAGagacttaattttattttattttttatttttgtagtacggggattgaacccaggggtgttttaccactgagctacaccaaagtcttttttttttttttttgaaacaaggtctcagatttgaaatcctcctgtctcaacctcccaaactCTGGTATTACAAGTGTATGCCACTATACCCAGCTACCAGgaaacattttcttctttttttctttttttttttttttttaagagagagagagagagagaattttttaatatttattttttagttatcggcggacacaacatcttgtttgtatgtggtgctgagaatcgaacccgggccacacgcatgccaggcgagcccgctaccacttgagccacatccccagcccaggaaacaTTTTCTATTCAAATATTTTCTATAGAAGTAAATCTAGAatgattcaattaaaaaaaaaaaaacactgaaggaAATTGTAAAGGGAGATGTATATTTGAAGTTTTAACCATTTGAGGAAACTCAGGGAAAATCCTATTATTAATGTTTAACATTGCCACCCTCCTGAGATCTTCCTGAAATCAGAAAATCTTTTGGCAACAATCTTTCAGTATCTTTCTTACATCTCTGTTATCACAATTTATTCTAAAAACATTCTTattataaaagaaatatatattggcCTGgcatcctccccaccccccattgcCAGGAATTGAATCAGGAACTCTTATATGCTAGAAGTGCTCTGCGGCTGAGCTCAGCTCTGGGTTTATTCTTGGGGATTAGAAGATCATTGAAAACAGAGATCATACCTTATCTGTAAAACAATATTTTGGCAATTAACAACGAATGACACAGGCCTTCGAGTCACACACACCTAAATTTGAATCTTGGTTCTGCAATTCCTCAGTTAAAATACAaagctgttttttgtgtttttttttttttttttagtttaacttTATTTAGTCTCCATCCTCACTTTTGTTAAAATTGAGATAataatgccattttttttttcagggcagTTATGAACATTAAATGAGAAGATGTATGAAAGCACTTAGCCTATTGCCTAGCACACACATGTATTCAACCAACAGTAACTAAGGGCTTATCTTCTGTATTATTTAAACTATACCATGTAGCATGGAAGGAAGTATGCAAGAAATAAGTCATAAtgaagaggaaaagagaaaaacacacacacatacacaaaatgtAAGGGGCAACACCCTTGACTTATCATACCTTTATTTTCCTCTATGATCTTGGAATTTGGAGTCCAAGAAGCTGCTGTGAAAGCTGGAGGCTTGCTTCCAGCCCAAATGAGACTTATTGAGGTAGGGTAGGAGGAGAGTTTGTTAGGATGAGGGCTCCCCTGGGAGTTCTGAGCCTGGCACAGAAATTCCAATTCAATCTTTGGTTTTGCCTCCCCTTTCCTTGTCACAGTATTTCTGAGAGTATCCTAGTGATGGAAACTTCCAGTCACTAACCTGCACCTTTCTGGAAGTTAGCAACCTCTTAGACAACATCTTAGACAACATTTCCAACAATAACAACACAGAATTTAACTTCTGTATTCTAGCTACTAGCTTTATGTTGCTTCCCCCTGTGAAGGTCCCTGAGAACAAAGGTCTGCTTCAGCTTATCAACACAATAGGCTGTACATGTGTTGCTAGGTAATACTGAATTCCTCTGAAGCAGATCTTAGGGCTGCAGCCTAGAGCTTAGTCCTAAACACAGAACTTGTCCTAAACTCTAAGGTTACCGTAATGCCCAGAACTTTTGGTTGCACACTTctgttccctacagaacatagccTCTGGGCAATTAGCCTGAGGTTCATTGTTTAAGACACTTAGGAGGAAGTTCCCAGCAATGAGTTTCAAAAATCTGGCAGGAATCCAGAAAAGGAGCTTTATTTAGGGAATAGGATATACAAAATATTAGCTTCCAATTTTTTCCTCTCCGTAATATAGAGTTCATTTTTTATACCACTCAGCTATTGCAGGGTAGAAagtcaatgcctgaaaaaaacagactTGATTAGCAGTCAAGTTATTTAAACTTTGTTCTAGAAGtcatataaaattaataaagtCATAATTTATCCCGTTCCAAGTATGACTATTCTGAATCATCCAACATGTTAAAATTTTGCAAAATACAAATTCTTCATTTTTTGATCATTACCATACAGTTTCCTAGTTTTTGGCTAAAAATAACTATTTTCTAGAGTTGTTTAACTaaatttatgtgaaaaaaaattctcaggaAACATTTGCCAACTTAAGTCACTTGCTTTTCTCACttaagatggaaaaaaaattacCGTTTCAATTGTATCTTTTTTGAGGCTTCAACCTTTCCACTGTCTCATTTTTGCTTGAAGAATGCTAAAGTGTCTCCTCTTGATTTTATGTGACTTTTCACGAATCCAGTTAATTTCCTGAATCCTTCTGTCAGCCCATCGCCTGTAAGGGCACAGCAGGGTTGCACATACCAGTTCCGGTCACTGCAGAGCTTCTTCACTTTGAATATTCTGGTAATGTCCTCCGCAGACAGAGCTCCAGGAACATCTTGTTTGTTGGCTAATAGGACAACAGGCACATTTTTAATATGTTCATTCTTCAAAATGTGCTCAAACTCTTTCCGTGAGTCCTCCAGTCGCTGTTGATCTGTACTGTCCACAACATACACCAGCCCATCAGCGTTCTCACAATAATAGCTCCAAACAGTTCTCATTTTTTCCTGTCCTCCAACATCCCAGACTGTGAGCAAAAGACTGCTTTCCAATTCGATCATCTCCACATTGAAACCTATTGTTGGCATGGTCGTAATATCCTTAGCAAGCTTTAGTTTGTAAAGGAGAGTAGACTTCCCTGCTGAATCAAGTCCCAGAAGAAGAACGTGGGCTTGCTTGATTTTGGAGTTCTTAGAACTCAGAAGACCCATCTGAGGCTTTTTCTTCTTTAACAATCTTTTCTTCTGACCAAAGGCAGTGTGTCCTTTCTAGATCTTGCATGAAGTTGTGTAGGAGGAAATAAGAGAGCAAATGCTTTATGATATAGCCTAAGAACAGGAGCTTGTGTACATTTATATTGTGGCTTATCAACTCTTATAGGCAAACAGTATTTTAATTGCAGTCCTAGCCAATCCTGAGTTATCTGTGGTGTGAGTAACCAGCCAATATCATAGTGGCTCAAAGGGAACATTCTTTGTAAATGAGTAGGATAAGGAGTGGCGTGCCTGGCTGATGCTACAGCTTTTGTCCCTTTCAGGTGCTAGAAACTTGGAGGAAATCAAAGGATCAGACATGCACAGTAACAAGGTTTAGAAGCAGAATGAAAACAActttttgttgtattttatttttaactaatcTTCAAGTTAACTTTAAACTTTTTGTTtaacattttgtaaaaaaaaaaaaattttgtagaaCTGTGGTTACTTGACTATTTCTCTTATTACAATTGTAAATAAATAACTAGGGTTCTTAAATCATGAAGAGAGTTATCTCCTACTGCCCACCCCCACCCAGTATCTTAAGTACTTCCCCTTGACCAGATTTCTCAGTAAGAAATTTTAAACCACCCAAGGTTATCTGAATCTTTCTCCCATAATCAGATAGAGCATTGTTTCTTGAGTCTACCAGGCAGAGAATTAACACTGCTCACAAAACCAGACTTAGAGGGGAAAGTTTGCACACAAACACTTTTGAATTAAGCAGACATTCTAGTTGAAAATAGaagattgaatatatgtatttatcTCCTTTCCTTCTCAAGACTACACCTAAATGAcagcaaagaaataaaaagaatatataaacCTATAGCGAGAGGAGCAAGCAAATCCATCAAAGGGtgaaatatttcaacaaaacTATGGAAGATGGAAATTAGGTGGAAGGTGAGCCATAACTTATATGGTATGATAATGCTCAGGCTTGCGGTGCTAGGTCACTGGGGATAGACAAGAGGCTCCAGGAATGGCAGAGAGAAGGAGTGAAATAAAGGACTAAAAATAGAGGGAAATAACTAAGAGTCTAAATAAGGAACAGAAAGTACACACTTGTTCACACACATACCCCTCAGCTGAATGACCACTCAGCAATAAGGTGTTTAGTTCTAGGCAAAGAggtaaagtgtttttttttctaaagaaattggtcttaaaaaaaaaaaaaatggagtttcCACAGCATAGCACATAACTTAGTATTGGATTAACCTATAGCCATCCTGGCAATTGGCAAACTTGCTCTTTATACGGAATTCCCAGTCATCTACAAAAGGCACAGAAGTTTCTACGCTTAGTTTGTAGCATGTCTTCAATATgaatgagagagaaacctaaacaaAAATAAGAACACTTTAAGAAAGATTAAACATGGGGAACAAAACAACATTTTCattaaatctaggtaatatttttatAGAGATTTgagaagatattatgtccattaaACAAGAATTGATattattaaaaagataaaaaataacaataCTTTTAACTACTGGGTTTGATGgtccaggcctgtaatcccagtgactagggaggctacagaagatcccaagttccagggcagcctgggcaaattTGTGAGATGCTGACTCAAAAACTAcaaagggctagggatgcagAGCTCTGTGGTAGAACCCCACTAAATTCTATCTCCACTACCATAAAACACTTTACTCTTGAacattaaaaacataaattttttaaaaaattaaagatctgTAATAGGTTAGAAAGACAATATGGAAGGATTCTTTCAGAAAGTAGAATATAGAAAATATTAAGACAAGAGATGTAGAGGATAAACCCAGATATCTCAACACCTGAGTTATAGGACCTTATTCTATAGAGAATAGAAAATATGCAAGAGAGAAATGAAACAATGCAGGACCATTTTCCAAAGCTAAAAATGAACTCTCCTAATCAAGAGGTTTCTTTTAGTGCTTaacaatatcattttttaaaagagctatcttggggctggggttgtgcctcagtggtagagcgcttgcctagcatgtgtgaggcactggattcgattctcagcaccacatataaataaataaaggcccgtcaatgactaataaaatattttttaaaaaataaataaaataaaataaaagaactatCTTAGAACTTCTGGCacaaaattattaataaatattaagtaGTATTATATTTTGACTATCATTACTGCTCCTGTTGTTTATGTAACATCATTCTGAAGGAGGAGACAGCACATAACTTCTCTGCATTATTAatcattttccttctttttactCCCTTCTATCACATCGATAGATACTGCACACTATTATTGTTTTACTTTGTTACTTTAGGTTACTTTCTATGAATGCAAAAGACATTCATGAAATGGcaatgagaaaatatatatatatatatatatatatatatatatatatatatattttttttttttgtgtgtggttctggggatttaacccagggtcttatgcatgctaggcatacACTCTACCATTGACTGTATCCCCAGACCTATTAATCTTAAACATAGTAAtttttaacaataaaaaaaaattatctagtTTGTTTTGTGAGAGTTCACTGTCATTTGACACCCTAAAACCTAAAGAAATCCTTTGGAGTCTCTTCTACTGAAAATAAGtacttagagagagagagagagagagagattgggcTGAACACAGTtctacacacctgtaattccagcaactcagaaggctgaatcAGGAGGCCTGGCAACTTAGTAGACcttatctaaaaattaaaaataaaaagaatgaggaTTCATTCCTGAGTACCacctcccaacccccaacccccgcaaaagaagaagaaattatgtgaatactttttaaaaatccttaaccAATTCACAATTTAAAACTCATTGTGTCtctcagattttatttatttatttattttttgcaatggggattgaactcacttaaccactgaaccatatcccaagcccttttttgttttttgagacagagtctctctaaattgctcagagtctcattaagttgataaggctggccttgaacttatgatcctcctgccttagcctcccaaattgctgggattacaggtgtgcaccaccatgcccaacagAAGATACTATTTATATTCAGTCATTCATATATGCAGcaaatatagaaatatatatgtattttctcCCTACTGTCAAAACCACCATGTGCTAGATGCCAggtcacaaaaataaataacacaatTATACCTGACTTTAGGTGGCTTTCtttggggagaaaataaaagatacataaacacacacaataatataaagtaaaaaaaaaaaaaaaaaagtgtgtgctgGAGtgtgcacagtggcacatgcttgtaatcccagtgactcaggaggctgaggcaggagaatcaacagttcaaagccagactcagcaaaagcaatgcattaagcaattcagtgagaccttgtctctaaataaaatacaaaatagagctggggttaTGACtccatggtaaagtgcccctgagttcactcccTGGTACTAACTCCCCCACACACCCAAGAAAAGGGGGTCAGAGGTTAAGGgctgctgagttcaatcc encodes:
- the Arl14 gene encoding ADP-ribosylation factor-like protein 14, encoding MGLLSSKNSKIKQAHVLLLGLDSAGKSTLLYKLKLAKDITTMPTIGFNVEMIELESSLLLTVWDVGGQEKMRTVWSYYCENADGLVYVVDSTDQQRLEDSRKEFEHILKNEHIKNVPVVLLANKQDVPGALSAEDITRIFKVKKLCSDRNWYVQPCCALTGDGLTEGFRKLTGFVKSHIKSRGDTLAFFKQK